A window from Primulina huaijiensis isolate GDHJ02 chromosome 13, ASM1229523v2, whole genome shotgun sequence encodes these proteins:
- the LOC140956246 gene encoding uncharacterized protein — protein MEGKSGAQALEIHEFEPFCKWQRKEDRDILEIHLQDFETEQLRVQISHQGTLKISGERSINPSRKSKFYKELKISNIYDSSTISAKFVNDWLHITMPKIKNRVTEKDDKRVIGSKDDQRPKMESTKDEATAMPSNDVGNSNAYIEDEFRGRKWAASALKVAKTAVTVAAIGVTVAALVSYVIYMYKSTVVEVDDCNY, from the exons atggAAGGAAAATCAGGTGCTCAAGCGCTTGAAATTCACGAATTCGAGCCATTTTGTAAATGGCAACGCAAGGAGGATCGTGACATTCTTGAAATCCATCTTCAAG attTCGAAACGGAACAGCTAAGAGTGCAAATTAGCCATCAAGGGACACTAAAGATTTCAGGGGAACGCTCAATAAATCCATCTCGGAAAAGTAAATTCTACAAGGaactaaaaatatcaaacatcTATGATTCCTCAACAATTAGTGCAAAGTTTGTGAATGATTGGCTCCATATTACAATGCCCAAAATAAAAAACAGAGTCACTGAAAAGGATGACAAAAGGGTCATTGGATCCAAGGATGATCAAAGGCCTAAAATGGAGTCCACCAAAGATGAAGCCACGGCAATGCCTTCGAATGATGTAGGGAATTCAAATGCATATATAGAAGATGAGTTCCGGGGACGGAAATGGGCTGCTTCGGCTTTGAAAGTGGCCAAGACAGCCGTGACCGTGGCAGCTATAGGTGTGACTGTGGCGGCGTTGGTGTCTTATGTTATTTATATGTACAAATCTACCGTTGTTGAGGTTGATGACTGTAATTACTAA